A stretch of the Archangium violaceum genome encodes the following:
- a CDS encoding cyclic nucleotide-binding domain-containing protein, translating into MSDAPFKQEDVVVQLPSSGQLEETLSDYEHLAEAWAQRGWLSRAIALCKVILRLEPDHEPTRRLFTKLDARWMDPLAPPGHPVPRIVVQVPATEAGSSGSGAQLRVSLLARLGERAFLSVMESLELREFQPGETIVAEGEPGNSLFAIVEGSVEVVRTLKSGRRRTVAFLGEGDFFGEASLLSDVPRLASVKAFERTAVLELTRDRLEGLIQRHPSVGEALHAYHRERLLDDVLRGNPIFRMLPPERRESLARDFQLCARPEGATLLTQGKPVDALYLLLRGRCQVLHQRPEGGERLLRTLVEGDMFGEISLMLGLSATATVRAESACLLLRLDWGSCDRYLMDQPEVCEALSRLGNERLLCTAEMFLETPTRGEAPPRV; encoded by the coding sequence GTGTCCGACGCACCGTTCAAGCAGGAGGATGTGGTCGTTCAACTGCCTTCCAGCGGCCAGCTGGAGGAGACGCTCTCGGACTACGAGCACCTGGCGGAGGCCTGGGCCCAGCGGGGGTGGCTGTCGCGCGCCATCGCCCTGTGCAAGGTCATCCTCCGGCTCGAGCCGGATCATGAGCCGACGCGCCGGCTGTTCACGAAGCTCGACGCCCGGTGGATGGATCCGCTGGCGCCGCCGGGGCATCCCGTTCCGAGGATCGTGGTGCAGGTGCCGGCCACCGAGGCGGGCTCGAGCGGGAGCGGGGCGCAGCTTCGCGTGTCCCTGCTCGCGCGGCTCGGCGAGAGGGCGTTCCTGTCGGTGATGGAGTCCCTGGAGCTGCGGGAGTTCCAGCCAGGAGAGACCATCGTCGCGGAGGGGGAGCCGGGCAACTCCCTGTTCGCCATCGTGGAGGGGAGCGTGGAGGTGGTGCGGACGTTGAAGTCGGGGCGGCGGCGCACCGTGGCCTTCCTGGGCGAGGGCGACTTCTTCGGCGAGGCGTCGCTCCTCTCCGATGTGCCGAGGCTCGCGAGCGTCAAGGCCTTCGAGCGCACCGCGGTGTTGGAGCTGACGCGGGATCGGCTGGAGGGGCTCATCCAGCGGCATCCCTCCGTGGGGGAGGCGCTGCATGCCTACCACCGCGAGCGCCTGCTGGACGATGTGCTCCGGGGCAACCCCATCTTCCGCATGCTTCCACCCGAGCGAAGGGAATCCCTGGCGCGTGACTTCCAGCTCTGCGCCCGGCCGGAGGGCGCGACCCTCCTGACGCAGGGCAAGCCGGTGGATGCCCTGTACCTGTTGCTGCGGGGCAGGTGCCAGGTGCTCCACCAGCGCCCGGAGGGAGGCGAGCGCCTCCTGCGGACGCTGGTGGAGGGCGACATGTTCGGGGAGATCTCCCTGATGCTCGGTCTGTCGGCCACCGCGACCGTGCGCGCGGAGAGCGCCTGCCTGTTGCTGCGGCTCGACTGGGGGAGCTGCGATCGCTACCTGATGGATCAACCCGAGGTGTGCGAGGCGCTCTCGCGGCTGGGCAATGAACGCCTGCTGTGCACCGCCGAGATGTTCCTGGAGACCCCGACGCGCGGTGAGGCGCCTCCGCGCGTCTGA
- a CDS encoding amino acid permease has protein sequence MRSLFKRKQIADLLPEGESSGGLKRALGTSDLVMLSIGAVIGAGIFSTLGTAAAGEVMPDGEVIRHGAGPALTLSFLLLGGVCALAALCYAELASMIPQAGSAYAYSYATLGELIAWIIGWDLILEYAVGNVAVAIAWAGYFNSLLSPWVHIPDWLTHGYYNVQASSDPAIRGLLETAPRVFGIPVLVNLPAFLIVMLITWLLVIGVKESTRVNNLMVVVKLLVLTLFVGVGAMHIDTANYTPFAPNGFTGVHQAAAIVFFAYIGFDAISTAAEETKDPQRTLPKGILLGLGVCTVIYVIVGAVATGLIPYQQLKSSDPLAHAFEVAGLTRFSWIISLGAVVSMAAVLLVFQYGQPRIFYAMARDGLLPPWAAKVHPKYRTPHITTLLTGVLVALGSLVADDAATYDLTNIGTLSAFMLVCLGVPVLRLKDPHRHRPFKVPFVWPVSLAGAAACLFVMKGLPVHAWERFGIWLAIGLVVYFAYGYRNSVLRRGLAPVNLEPPVSPDSSPGT, from the coding sequence ATGCGTTCCCTCTTCAAACGCAAGCAGATCGCCGACCTCCTCCCCGAAGGAGAGTCGTCCGGTGGCTTGAAGCGCGCGCTGGGCACCAGCGACCTCGTCATGCTCTCCATCGGCGCGGTCATCGGCGCCGGTATCTTCTCCACGCTCGGCACCGCGGCCGCTGGCGAGGTGATGCCCGATGGCGAGGTCATCCGCCACGGCGCGGGCCCCGCCCTCACCCTGTCCTTCCTGCTGCTCGGGGGTGTGTGTGCCCTGGCGGCGCTCTGCTACGCCGAGCTGGCCTCGATGATCCCCCAGGCCGGCAGCGCCTACGCGTACTCCTACGCGACGCTCGGAGAGCTCATCGCGTGGATCATCGGGTGGGATCTCATCCTCGAGTACGCGGTGGGCAACGTCGCGGTGGCCATCGCGTGGGCGGGGTACTTCAACTCGCTCCTCTCGCCCTGGGTGCACATCCCGGACTGGCTCACGCACGGCTACTACAACGTCCAGGCGAGCAGCGATCCGGCCATCCGGGGCCTGCTGGAGACCGCGCCGCGCGTGTTCGGCATCCCCGTGCTGGTGAACCTGCCCGCCTTCCTCATCGTCATGCTCATCACCTGGCTGCTGGTGATCGGCGTGAAGGAGAGCACCCGGGTCAACAACCTCATGGTGGTGGTGAAGCTGCTGGTCCTCACCCTCTTCGTGGGCGTGGGCGCCATGCACATCGACACGGCCAACTACACGCCGTTCGCCCCCAATGGTTTCACCGGCGTCCACCAGGCGGCGGCCATCGTGTTCTTCGCCTACATCGGCTTCGACGCCATCTCCACCGCGGCCGAGGAGACGAAGGACCCGCAGCGCACCCTGCCCAAGGGCATCCTCCTGGGCCTGGGCGTGTGCACGGTCATCTACGTCATCGTCGGAGCCGTGGCCACGGGCCTCATCCCCTATCAGCAGCTCAAGTCCTCGGATCCGCTGGCCCACGCCTTCGAGGTGGCCGGGCTGACGCGGTTCAGCTGGATCATCTCGCTGGGCGCGGTCGTCTCCATGGCGGCGGTGCTGCTCGTCTTCCAGTACGGCCAGCCGCGCATCTTCTACGCCATGGCGCGCGATGGTCTGCTCCCCCCGTGGGCGGCGAAGGTGCATCCCAAGTACCGCACGCCCCACATCACCACGCTCCTCACCGGCGTGCTGGTGGCGCTCGGCTCGCTGGTGGCCGATGACGCCGCCACCTACGATCTGACCAACATCGGCACCCTGTCCGCCTTCATGCTGGTGTGCCTGGGCGTCCCCGTGCTGCGCCTGAAGGATCCACACCGGCACCGACCCTTCAAGGTGCCCTTCGTGTGGCCGGTGTCGCTCGCCGGGGCCGCCGCGTGTCTCTTCGTCATGAAGGGCCTGCCCGTGCACGCCTGGGAGCGCTTCGGCATCTGGCTGGCCATCGGGCTCGTCGTCTACTTCGCCTATGGCTACCGCAACTCCGTGTTGCGCCGGGGCTTGGCGCCCGTGAACCTGGAGCCGCCGGTCAGCCCGGACAGCAGCCCGGGCACCTGA
- the asnS gene encoding asparagine--tRNA ligase produces the protein MQVVSVKKALDGSVAPDTKVEVRGWVRTRRDSKAGISFVNVSDGSTFDPIQVVAPNTLPNYEKEVLHLTAGCSVVARGTLVKSQGKGQSFEIQAEEVQVLGFVDDPDTYPIQPKQHTLEFLREVAHLRPRTNTFGAITRVRHAAAQAVHRFFSEEGFFWVNTPIITASDAEGAGQMFRVSTLDVVNPPRTDTGKIDWSKDFFGKEAYLTVSGQLNVEAYCLALSKVYTFGPTFRAENSNTTRHLAEFWMIEPEIAFADLNEDASLAERFLKYVFKAVLAECGPDMKFFEERQQKGVIERMEKFINSSFERIDYTDAIEILKKAKKKFDYAPEWGNDLQTEHERYLTEEHVGRPVVVMNYPEKIKAFYMRLNDDGKTVAAMDVLAPGIGEIIGGSQREERLDVLDKRMEQFGLKPEHYQWYRDLRRYGTVPHAGFGLGFERLIVYMCGLQNIRDAIPYPRVPGWAQF, from the coding sequence ATGCAGGTCGTCAGTGTGAAGAAGGCGCTGGATGGTTCGGTCGCACCGGACACGAAGGTGGAGGTGCGCGGCTGGGTGCGCACGCGGCGTGACTCGAAGGCGGGCATCAGCTTCGTCAACGTCAGTGATGGCTCGACCTTCGATCCCATTCAGGTGGTCGCGCCCAATACGTTGCCCAACTACGAGAAGGAGGTGCTGCACCTCACGGCGGGCTGCTCGGTCGTCGCCCGCGGCACGCTCGTGAAGTCGCAGGGCAAGGGTCAGTCGTTCGAGATCCAGGCCGAGGAGGTCCAGGTGCTCGGCTTCGTGGATGACCCGGACACGTACCCCATCCAGCCCAAGCAGCACACGCTGGAGTTCCTCCGGGAGGTGGCCCACCTGCGCCCGCGCACCAACACGTTTGGTGCCATCACCCGCGTACGCCACGCGGCGGCGCAGGCCGTCCATCGCTTCTTCAGCGAGGAGGGCTTCTTCTGGGTGAACACGCCCATCATCACCGCCAGCGACGCCGAGGGCGCCGGGCAGATGTTCCGCGTGTCCACTCTGGATGTGGTGAACCCGCCGCGCACGGACACCGGGAAGATCGACTGGAGCAAGGATTTCTTCGGCAAGGAGGCCTACCTCACCGTCTCCGGCCAGCTGAACGTGGAGGCGTACTGCCTGGCGCTGTCGAAGGTGTACACGTTCGGGCCCACCTTCCGCGCGGAGAACTCGAACACCACCCGGCACCTGGCCGAGTTCTGGATGATCGAGCCGGAGATCGCCTTCGCGGACCTCAACGAGGACGCGAGCCTGGCCGAGCGCTTCCTCAAGTACGTCTTCAAGGCGGTGCTCGCCGAGTGCGGGCCCGACATGAAGTTCTTCGAGGAGCGCCAGCAGAAGGGCGTCATCGAGCGGATGGAGAAGTTCATCAACTCGAGCTTCGAGCGGATCGACTACACCGACGCGATCGAGATCCTGAAGAAGGCCAAGAAGAAGTTCGACTACGCGCCGGAGTGGGGCAACGACCTGCAGACGGAGCACGAGCGCTACCTGACGGAGGAGCACGTGGGCCGGCCGGTGGTGGTGATGAACTACCCGGAGAAGATCAAGGCGTTCTACATGCGCCTGAACGACGATGGGAAGACGGTGGCGGCGATGGACGTGCTGGCGCCGGGCATCGGGGAGATCATCGGTGGGAGCCAGCGCGAGGAGCGGCTGGACGTGCTCGACAAGCGCATGGAGCAGTTCGGGCTGAAGCCGGAGCACTACCAGTGGTACCGGGACTTGCGGCGCTACGGTACGGTGCCGCACGCGGGCTTCGGGCTCGGGTTCGAGCGGCTCATCGTCTACATGTGCGGCCTGCAGAACATCCGTGACGCCATTCCCTACCCGCGCGTTCCGGGCTGGGCGCAATTCTAG
- a CDS encoding ISAs1 family transposase: MRASLTSSAAQPVLDQKLLEGKQGEATAFPELFKRVVEKFGRHFEYVTVDAGMTSAANARVVREAGKHYLMALKENFHRLHDKAWVALAVAPVKVRTRERTSGEWVERELRVVDKPPEEDFPGAQQWVWVRQTRTRDGELPKVETRLFLTSIPTGQLSPERMLTLVRRHWGIENGPNWTADVVLEEDSASPSLRGNAPLVLSWLRLLAYNLLALVRTHLPTRDKRPQSFARTMEVLYQGLLGLAVLPESLATLA, translated from the coding sequence CTGCGCGCCAGTCTCACCAGCAGCGCGGCCCAGCCGGTGCTCGACCAGAAGTTGCTGGAAGGCAAGCAGGGAGAGGCGACGGCGTTCCCGGAGTTGTTCAAACGGGTGGTGGAGAAGTTCGGGCGGCATTTCGAGTACGTGACAGTGGACGCGGGAATGACGAGCGCGGCCAATGCGCGGGTGGTGAGGGAGGCGGGCAAGCACTACCTGATGGCGCTCAAGGAGAACTTCCACCGGCTACATGACAAGGCGTGGGTGGCGCTGGCGGTGGCGCCAGTGAAGGTGCGCACGCGCGAGCGGACGAGCGGGGAGTGGGTGGAGAGGGAGTTGAGGGTGGTGGACAAGCCGCCAGAGGAGGACTTTCCCGGCGCCCAGCAATGGGTATGGGTGAGGCAGACGCGAACCAGAGACGGCGAGCTGCCGAAGGTGGAGACGCGGCTGTTCCTCACCTCCATTCCCACAGGGCAACTGTCCCCGGAGCGGATGCTGACGTTGGTACGCCGGCACTGGGGGATTGAGAACGGGCCCAACTGGACAGCGGACGTGGTGCTGGAGGAGGACAGCGCCTCGCCCAGCCTGCGAGGCAATGCACCCCTGGTACTCAGCTGGCTGCGTTTGCTGGCCTACAACCTGCTGGCCCTGGTGCGCACGCACCTGCCGACTCGCGACAAACGGCCCCAAAGCTTCGCACGCACCATGGAGGTGCTCTACCAGGGCCTGTTGGGTCTGGCCGTGCTGCCCGAGAGTCTGGCCACACTTGCCTGA
- a CDS encoding serine hydrolase produces the protein MGQGYRLTYVSGYEEGGSARYAAIWEKTSGPAWQAYHGLTSAQYQSTVESLKAQGYRPVLVNGYSVGGVPYFAAIFHLDSSVAWVARHGMSSSQYQTEFNTWVGQGYRLTHVSGYTSGGAESYVALWEKSSGPAWRAYHGMSSSQYQSTFDTNAAQGYQLVKVSGYNVGGSDKYAAIFQASSGIPTAARHALSSAAYQQTVQELKYQGYRPVLVSAHGNGSQPVFATIWRNLTFSAADLQRIDNTVTQAMANTHTVGLSLAITRRGRLVFAKGYGLADQGSGTPVNTSHRFRVASVSKPMTSIGIMRLIESGQLRLTDRVFGRSGLLGETYGAESTYRDSRVLNITVQHLLEHTAGGWDNDGGDGSGDPMFMQTGMSQAQLIQWVLQNVPLEFNPGTTYQYSNFGYSVLGRIIERVTGQTYEAYMRDQVFIPSGATSFAVGGDTLSARLPNEVVYYQTGAGAYNPYGMPVRRMDAHGGWVVTPIDLLRVTVRADGFSTVPDLLSASTLSTMTTRTTALDTSGNPVYYAKGWAVNNIPNWWHNGYIPGTLSMLVRTQNIYGPSRSEEFTWSVMTNSNNSSGSGTPDINLDSLMWNVVNGVSAWPDHDLF, from the coding sequence GTGGGGCAGGGCTATCGGCTCACCTATGTCAGTGGTTACGAAGAAGGGGGGAGTGCCCGTTACGCCGCCATCTGGGAGAAGACGAGCGGCCCGGCCTGGCAGGCCTACCACGGGCTGACCTCCGCGCAGTACCAGTCCACCGTCGAGAGCTTGAAGGCGCAGGGGTACCGCCCGGTGCTGGTCAATGGCTACAGCGTCGGAGGCGTGCCCTACTTCGCGGCCATCTTCCACCTGGACAGCAGCGTGGCATGGGTGGCCCGCCATGGCATGAGCTCGTCCCAGTACCAGACGGAGTTCAACACCTGGGTGGGGCAGGGCTACCGGCTCACGCACGTGAGTGGCTACACGTCCGGTGGCGCGGAGAGCTACGTGGCTCTCTGGGAGAAGTCGTCCGGACCCGCCTGGCGGGCCTACCACGGGATGAGCTCGTCCCAGTATCAGTCCACGTTCGACACCAACGCGGCCCAGGGCTACCAGCTCGTGAAGGTCAGCGGCTACAACGTGGGCGGCTCGGACAAGTACGCGGCCATCTTCCAGGCGTCATCGGGGATTCCGACCGCCGCGCGTCACGCGCTCTCCTCCGCCGCGTATCAACAGACGGTCCAGGAGCTCAAGTACCAGGGTTATCGACCCGTCCTGGTGAGCGCGCACGGCAATGGGAGCCAGCCGGTCTTCGCCACGATCTGGCGGAACCTCACGTTCAGCGCGGCCGATCTGCAGCGCATCGACAACACGGTCACCCAGGCCATGGCCAACACCCACACCGTTGGCCTGTCACTGGCCATCACCCGCCGCGGGCGCCTCGTGTTCGCCAAGGGTTACGGCCTGGCCGATCAGGGCAGCGGCACGCCGGTCAACACCTCGCACCGCTTCCGCGTCGCCAGTGTGTCCAAGCCCATGACCTCCATTGGCATCATGCGCCTGATCGAAAGCGGCCAGCTTCGTTTGACGGATCGCGTCTTCGGCAGGTCCGGGTTGCTCGGCGAGACGTACGGCGCGGAGAGCACCTACAGGGACAGCCGTGTCCTGAACATCACGGTCCAGCACCTGCTCGAGCACACCGCGGGCGGTTGGGACAATGACGGCGGCGATGGCTCGGGCGACCCCATGTTCATGCAGACGGGCATGTCGCAGGCGCAGCTCATCCAGTGGGTGCTGCAGAACGTGCCGCTCGAGTTCAACCCCGGGACGACCTACCAGTATTCGAACTTCGGCTACAGCGTCCTCGGCCGCATCATCGAGCGTGTCACGGGCCAGACCTATGAAGCCTACATGCGCGACCAGGTGTTCATCCCCAGCGGCGCCACGAGCTTCGCCGTGGGGGGCGACACGCTGAGCGCGCGGCTGCCGAACGAGGTCGTCTACTACCAGACTGGCGCGGGTGCCTATAACCCGTACGGCATGCCGGTGCGCCGCATGGATGCGCATGGCGGCTGGGTCGTCACGCCGATCGATCTGCTGCGCGTCACCGTGCGAGCCGATGGGTTCTCCACCGTCCCGGATCTGCTGAGCGCGAGCACGCTCTCCACGATGACCACGCGGACGACGGCGCTCGATACCTCGGGCAACCCGGTCTACTACGCCAAGGGCTGGGCCGTGAACAACATCCCCAACTGGTGGCACAACGGCTACATCCCGGGCACCCTGTCGATGCTGGTGCGTACCCAGAACATCTATGGCCCGAGCCGTTCCGAGGAATTCACGTGGTCCGTCATGACCAATTCCAACAACAGCTCCGGCTCGGGCACACCCGACATCAACCTCGATAGCCTCATGTGGAACGTCGTGAACGGCGTCAGCGCCTGGCCCGATCACGACCTGTTCTAG
- a CDS encoding 1,4-dihydroxy-2-naphthoyl-CoA synthase, translating into MTVSAIFNPARWREVEGFKFEDITYHRAVEQGTVRIAFNRPEVRNAFRPKTVDELYTALEHARMTTDVGCVLITGNGPSPKDGGWAFCSGGDQRIRGKDGYKYEGDEAGKPDPGKLGRLHILEVQRLIRFMPKIVIAVVPGWAVGGGHSLHVVCDLTLASKEHAIFKQTDPDVASFDSGYGSALLARQVGQKKAREIFFLGLNYTADQAAAMGMVNASVPHAQLEEVALEWAALINSKSPTAMRMLKYGFNLPDDGMVGQQLFAGEATRLAYGTDEAKEGRDAFLEKRDQDYSRFPWHY; encoded by the coding sequence ATGACGGTTTCCGCCATCTTCAACCCCGCGCGCTGGCGCGAAGTGGAAGGCTTCAAGTTCGAGGACATCACGTACCACCGGGCCGTGGAGCAGGGCACGGTGCGCATCGCCTTCAACCGCCCCGAGGTGCGCAACGCCTTCCGTCCCAAGACGGTGGACGAGCTGTACACCGCGTTGGAGCACGCGCGCATGACGACGGACGTGGGCTGCGTGCTCATCACCGGCAACGGGCCGTCGCCGAAGGATGGCGGCTGGGCGTTCTGCTCGGGTGGAGACCAGCGCATCCGCGGCAAGGACGGCTACAAGTACGAGGGAGACGAGGCCGGCAAGCCGGATCCGGGCAAGCTGGGCCGGCTGCACATCCTCGAGGTGCAGCGGTTGATCCGCTTCATGCCGAAGATCGTCATCGCCGTGGTGCCGGGCTGGGCGGTGGGCGGTGGGCACAGCCTGCACGTGGTGTGCGACCTGACGCTGGCCAGCAAGGAGCACGCGATCTTCAAGCAGACGGACCCGGACGTGGCGAGCTTCGACAGTGGCTACGGCTCGGCGCTGCTCGCGCGGCAGGTGGGCCAGAAGAAGGCGCGGGAGATCTTCTTCCTGGGCCTCAACTACACGGCGGACCAGGCCGCGGCCATGGGCATGGTGAACGCGTCGGTGCCGCACGCGCAGCTCGAGGAGGTGGCCCTGGAATGGGCGGCCCTCATCAACTCCAAGAGCCCCACGGCGATGCGCATGCTGAAGTACGGCTTCAACCTGCCCGACGACGGCATGGTGGGCCAGCAGCTCTTCGCGGGAGAGGCGACGCGGCTCGCCTACGGCACCGACGAGGCGAAGGAGGGCCGCGACGCCTTCCTGGAGAAGCGCGATCAGGACTACTCGCGCTTCCCCTGGCACTACTGA
- a CDS encoding hemerythrin domain-containing protein, giving the protein MDAIELLTKQHRAVDQLCERFDTARNEERLELLTQIAEMLTIHARIEEQHFYPFARQAGLQDLVDRSIEDHTEVKRLLSDLLQCEVDDPRINGLFDQLKRSVRSHVQEEESVVFPRLTALSSADRLRELGEVMNRAAMSVPQQEVLKIARGEVPSPPAGP; this is encoded by the coding sequence ATGGATGCCATCGAATTGCTGACCAAGCAGCACCGAGCCGTCGACCAATTATGCGAGCGCTTCGATACCGCCCGGAACGAGGAGAGGCTCGAACTGTTGACGCAGATCGCGGAGATGCTCACCATCCACGCGCGGATCGAGGAGCAGCACTTCTACCCGTTCGCGCGGCAGGCAGGCCTTCAGGACCTCGTCGACCGCTCCATCGAGGATCACACCGAAGTGAAGCGGCTCCTCTCGGATCTCCTCCAATGTGAGGTGGATGACCCGCGCATCAACGGACTGTTCGACCAGCTCAAGCGGTCCGTCCGGAGCCACGTGCAGGAGGAGGAGTCCGTCGTCTTCCCCCGGCTGACAGCGCTGTCCTCGGCCGACCGGCTGCGCGAACTGGGCGAGGTGATGAATAGAGCGGCCATGAGCGTCCCGCAGCAGGAGGTGCTCAAGATCGCCAGGGGAGAGGTGCCGTCGCCTCCGGCTGGTCCATAA
- a CDS encoding DUF1801 domain-containing protein has product MNPSELIDKEIADHPDWRGQTMAEIRRIIRETVPDVTEEWKWMGTPTWSHNGILCICNAFKDMVKVTFINGAKLEDKDGVFNAELGGNKWRAIKIFQGDKVNASGLKKLLLAAVAFNAAKGTGKTKPATAGGARTGKPATAKKKPAKATGKTTTGARTAPKAKRAAARGASSKR; this is encoded by the coding sequence ATGAACCCTTCTGAGCTCATCGACAAGGAGATCGCCGATCACCCCGACTGGCGGGGACAAACGATGGCGGAAATCCGTCGCATCATCCGCGAGACCGTCCCCGACGTGACGGAGGAATGGAAGTGGATGGGCACGCCCACATGGAGCCACAACGGCATCCTCTGCATCTGCAATGCCTTCAAGGACATGGTGAAGGTGACCTTCATCAACGGAGCGAAGCTGGAGGACAAGGACGGCGTCTTCAATGCCGAGCTCGGTGGCAACAAGTGGCGCGCCATCAAGATCTTCCAGGGCGACAAGGTGAACGCGAGCGGGCTGAAGAAGCTCCTCCTTGCCGCCGTCGCGTTCAATGCCGCCAAGGGAACGGGCAAGACCAAACCAGCCACGGCCGGCGGGGCACGAACGGGGAAGCCGGCCACAGCAAAGAAGAAGCCGGCCAAGGCAACAGGGAAGACGACGACGGGCGCCAGGACGGCGCCGAAGGCAAAACGCGCGGCCGCCCGCGGTGCCAGCTCGAAGCGGTAG
- a CDS encoding DoxX family protein: MESTLQNPALSPKDLNMPRSKGMVLGFWIVTALFCLQMGFTAYAQLSLPQVAEAFTHLGFPAYFRVELSWAKILGVALLLTPVPARLKEWAYAGFAINLGSALIAHLSVGDGPEAWGFAAATGVLWGLSYFFWRRLQATPASV; this comes from the coding sequence ATGGAATCGACCCTGCAGAACCCGGCCCTCTCGCCAAAGGACCTGAACATGCCCCGCTCCAAAGGAATGGTGCTCGGCTTCTGGATCGTCACCGCGCTCTTCTGTCTGCAGATGGGCTTCACCGCCTACGCGCAACTGAGCCTGCCGCAGGTGGCGGAGGCGTTCACCCACCTCGGCTTCCCCGCCTACTTCCGGGTGGAACTCTCGTGGGCCAAGATCCTCGGCGTGGCGCTGCTGCTGACGCCGGTGCCGGCGCGGCTCAAGGAGTGGGCTTACGCCGGCTTCGCCATCAACCTCGGCTCCGCGCTCATCGCCCACCTCTCGGTGGGCGATGGCCCGGAGGCGTGGGGCTTCGCGGCGGCCACCGGCGTGCTCTGGGGGCTCTCGTACTTCTTCTGGCGCCGCTTGCAGGCCACGCCAGCGAGCGTCTGA
- a CDS encoding SRPBCC family protein: protein MSSREQYAPGAASGAEARKEGEKWTLVLVRDLRHPPAKVWKALTDPEHLREWAPFDSDRNLGAVGTAKLSTVGAPKPLVTETHVKRADAPKVLEFSWGEQDIRWELEPLGGGGTRLTLWHNIDRRFISMGAAGWHICLDVLDRLIAGQPLGRIVGPDAMKFDGWQRLNAEYAKQFGVETPGWPSNTPKP, encoded by the coding sequence ATGAGCAGCCGTGAGCAATACGCGCCGGGCGCCGCTTCTGGCGCGGAGGCCCGCAAAGAGGGAGAGAAGTGGACGCTCGTTCTCGTCCGCGACCTCCGTCATCCCCCTGCGAAGGTTTGGAAGGCGCTCACGGACCCCGAGCATCTCCGCGAATGGGCTCCGTTCGACTCTGACCGGAACCTCGGTGCCGTTGGCACCGCGAAGCTCTCGACCGTGGGAGCGCCAAAGCCGCTCGTAACCGAGACCCACGTGAAGCGGGCTGACGCCCCCAAGGTGCTCGAATTCAGCTGGGGGGAACAGGACATCCGCTGGGAGCTGGAGCCGCTGGGAGGTGGCGGCACACGGCTCACGCTTTGGCACAACATCGACCGTCGATTCATTTCCATGGGCGCCGCGGGCTGGCACATCTGCCTCGATGTGTTGGACCGGCTTATCGCCGGCCAGCCCCTTGGACGCATCGTCGGCCCCGACGCCATGAAGTTCGACGGCTGGCAACGATTGAACGCCGAGTACGCAAAGCAGTTTGGCGTTGAGACCCCCGGTTGGCCGTCCAACACCCCGAAGCCTTGA
- a CDS encoding ArsR/SmtB family transcription factor, which produces MSLLLSSERSVSELERELRLSQPSVSKHLRVLREAGFVDSRIEAQRRLYRLRPEPLMELDAWLDPFRRFWSKHVDALEQHLEKMEKEPSVKGKT; this is translated from the coding sequence TTGAGCCTGCTGCTCTCGTCTGAGCGCTCCGTTAGCGAGCTCGAGCGCGAGCTTCGGCTGTCGCAGCCGTCCGTCTCCAAGCACCTGCGAGTGCTGCGAGAGGCTGGGTTCGTGGACTCACGAATTGAAGCACAGCGGCGCCTCTATCGACTGAGACCGGAGCCGCTCATGGAGCTCGACGCATGGCTCGATCCCTTCCGGCGCTTCTGGTCAAAGCACGTCGATGCTCTGGAGCAACACCTGGAAAAGATGGAGAAGGAGCCCTCAGTGAAAGGAAAGACATGA